In Ptychodera flava strain L36383 chromosome 21, AS_Pfla_20210202, whole genome shotgun sequence, a genomic segment contains:
- the LOC139122100 gene encoding sodium/potassium/calcium exchanger 4-like isoform X3, with amino-acid sequence MSFHFQSVHQKDVEDHRLRTQYVDRRKRARVYLMWYGYALILSLLTLVYVVKLVNNSLFEIAHSDPSAGESRAYEFKRNSPDNASIVELTQSRPRLSNESTYTTSSPQNSSTSQSNVSDSTTDVNRHELFPNCSPPAINQFPVDVFTFSQRRHGAMILHVLLSLYMFAGLAVVCDEYFISSLERISERLHLQSDVAGATFMAAGSSAPELFTSVIGVFITKDDVGIGTIVGSAVFNLLCILALCGLLAGMVIELSWWPLLRDTTYYLISIIALATVMADEIVHWYEAASLLVLYIIYIVVMYFNERLSNIAMEKVRLWKHKYHKVSVEEKSPLVAESFHRTSKGTENKNHEEIEMENTTMKGVIKPYCTEGNHSEESVPLTNGNGSFVNTEKDNPEETMQDSTNKAPVDETMESSSPFRLPEGFTKKMLWVFSLPVYGLLFVTVPDCRTQRWKSWYLLTFIISILWITVFSYVLVWMITLIGYTLNIPDAVMGLTVLAAGTSVPDALASLLVAKDGQLTNRNSLIHKWVIFNVT; translated from the exons AtgtcttttcattttcaatcagTTCACCAAAAAGATGTCGAAGATCACAGGTTGCGGACTCAGTACGTGGACAGACGCAAAAGAGCCCGGGTTTATTTGATGTGGTATGGCTATGCGTTAATACTGTCGTTGCTGACGCTCGTCTATGTTGTCAAGTTGGTCAACAATTCTCTGTTCGAAATTGCTCATTCAGACCCATCTGCAGGAGAAAGTCGCGCCTACGAGTTCAAGAGAAATTCTCCTGATAATGCAAGTATTG TGGAGCTGACACAATCAAGACCAAGATTATCAAATGAGAGTACCTATACTACAAGCAGTCCCCAAAACTCTTCCACAAGTCAATCAAACGTCAGTGATTCCACAACAGATGTGAACAGACATGAATTATTTCCAAATTGCTCACCACCGGCCATCAATCAGTTTCCAGTAGATGTTTTCACATTCAGCCAACGCAGACATGGTGCTATGATATTACATGTTTTGCTGTCCCTCTACATGTTTGCTGGACTAGCTGTTGTctgtgatgaatattttatttcatcttTGGAAAGAATCAGTGAAA GGCTTCATCTGCAGAGTGATGTTGCTGGTGCAACTTTTATGGCAGCAGGAAGCTCTGCTCCAGAGCTATTCACATCAGTCATAG GTGTATTTATCACTAAAGATGATGTTGGTATTGGAACTATAGTAGGCTCTGCAGTCTTTAATTTACTTTGCATATTGGCTTTGTGTGGTCTTCTGGCTGGAATG GTGATTGAGCTTAGCTGGTGGCCATTGTTGAGAGATACTACTTATTACCTGATAAGTATTATCGCCCTAGCAACGGTGATGGCAGATGAAATAGTTCATTG GTATGAAGCAGCATCACTCTTGGTACTTTATATAATTTACATAGTTGTGATGTACTTTAATGAAAGATTAAGTAACATTGCCATGGAAAAAGTCAGGCTTTGGAAACACAAGTACCACAAAGTATCAGTTGAGGAAAAGAGCCCTCTAGTGGCAGAATCATTTCATAGGACTTCAAAAGGcactgaaaacaaaaatcatgagGAGATAGAAATGGAAAATACAACGATGAAAGGTGTGATAAAACCATATTGTACTGAGGGCAATCATTCTGAGGAAAGTGTGCCACTGACAAATGGAAATGGGAGTTTTGTTAATACAGAAAAAGACAACCCTGAAGAAACTATGCAAG ataGCACTAATAAGGCTCCTGTTGATGAAACTATGGAATCCAGTTCTCCCTTTCGTCTTCCTGAAGGTTTCACCAAAAAAATGTTATGGGTGTTTAGTCTTCCAGTCTATGGATTACTCTTTGTGACAGTACCGGATTGTAGAACTCAACGTTGGAAGAGCTGGTATCTGCTCACCTTCATTATATCTATACTGTGGATTACAGTGTTTTCATATGTGTTGGTATGGATGATTACACTGATAG GATACACACTAAATATTCCAGATGCAGTAATGGGATTGACAGTACTGGCTGCTGGTACCAGTGTACCTGATGCCTTAGCTAGTCTACTTGTagcaaaggatg GACAGCTGACGAACAGAAACAGTCTGATTCACAAGTGGGTAATTTTCAACGTTACTTGA
- the LOC139122100 gene encoding sodium/potassium/calcium exchanger 5-like isoform X2: MWYGYALILSLLTLVYVVKLVNNSLFEIAHSDPSAGESRAYEFKRNSPDNASIVELTQSRPRLSNESTYTTSSPQNSSTSQSNVSDSTTDVNRHELFPNCSPPAINQFPVDVFTFSQRRHGAMILHVLLSLYMFAGLAVVCDEYFISSLERISERLHLQSDVAGATFMAAGSSAPELFTSVIGVFITKDDVGIGTIVGSAVFNLLCILALCGLLAGMVIELSWWPLLRDTTYYLISIIALATVMADEIVHWYEAASLLVLYIIYIVVMYFNERLSNIAMEKVRLWKHKYHKVSVEEKSPLVAESFHRTSKGTENKNHEEIEMENTTMKGVIKPYCTEGNHSEESVPLTNGNGSFVNTEKDNPEETMQDSTNKAPVDETMESSSPFRLPEGFTKKMLWVFSLPVYGLLFVTVPDCRTQRWKSWYLLTFIISILWITVFSYVLVWMITLIGYTLNIPDAVMGLTVLAAGTSVPDALASLLVAKDGYGNMAVSNSIGSNIFDVLLCLGLPWFLKAAFMSSDTGIYIYGRGLTYTTLMLIATVTILLISIVLNKWQLDKKLGVIFFVIYCLFMSFAVMYELNVFGPFNLPTCPL, translated from the exons ATGTGGTATGGCTATGCGTTAATACTGTCGTTGCTGACGCTCGTCTATGTTGTCAAGTTGGTCAACAATTCTCTGTTCGAAATTGCTCATTCAGACCCATCTGCAGGAGAAAGTCGCGCCTACGAGTTCAAGAGAAATTCTCCTGATAATGCAAGTATTG TGGAGCTGACACAATCAAGACCAAGATTATCAAATGAGAGTACCTATACTACAAGCAGTCCCCAAAACTCTTCCACAAGTCAATCAAACGTCAGTGATTCCACAACAGATGTGAACAGACATGAATTATTTCCAAATTGCTCACCACCGGCCATCAATCAGTTTCCAGTAGATGTTTTCACATTCAGCCAACGCAGACATGGTGCTATGATATTACATGTTTTGCTGTCCCTCTACATGTTTGCTGGACTAGCTGTTGTctgtgatgaatattttatttcatcttTGGAAAGAATCAGTGAAA GGCTTCATCTGCAGAGTGATGTTGCTGGTGCAACTTTTATGGCAGCAGGAAGCTCTGCTCCAGAGCTATTCACATCAGTCATAG GTGTATTTATCACTAAAGATGATGTTGGTATTGGAACTATAGTAGGCTCTGCAGTCTTTAATTTACTTTGCATATTGGCTTTGTGTGGTCTTCTGGCTGGAATG GTGATTGAGCTTAGCTGGTGGCCATTGTTGAGAGATACTACTTATTACCTGATAAGTATTATCGCCCTAGCAACGGTGATGGCAGATGAAATAGTTCATTG GTATGAAGCAGCATCACTCTTGGTACTTTATATAATTTACATAGTTGTGATGTACTTTAATGAAAGATTAAGTAACATTGCCATGGAAAAAGTCAGGCTTTGGAAACACAAGTACCACAAAGTATCAGTTGAGGAAAAGAGCCCTCTAGTGGCAGAATCATTTCATAGGACTTCAAAAGGcactgaaaacaaaaatcatgagGAGATAGAAATGGAAAATACAACGATGAAAGGTGTGATAAAACCATATTGTACTGAGGGCAATCATTCTGAGGAAAGTGTGCCACTGACAAATGGAAATGGGAGTTTTGTTAATACAGAAAAAGACAACCCTGAAGAAACTATGCAAG ataGCACTAATAAGGCTCCTGTTGATGAAACTATGGAATCCAGTTCTCCCTTTCGTCTTCCTGAAGGTTTCACCAAAAAAATGTTATGGGTGTTTAGTCTTCCAGTCTATGGATTACTCTTTGTGACAGTACCGGATTGTAGAACTCAACGTTGGAAGAGCTGGTATCTGCTCACCTTCATTATATCTATACTGTGGATTACAGTGTTTTCATATGTGTTGGTATGGATGATTACACTGATAG GATACACACTAAATATTCCAGATGCAGTAATGGGATTGACAGTACTGGCTGCTGGTACCAGTGTACCTGATGCCTTAGCTAGTCTACTTGTagcaaaggatg GATATGGTAACATGGCAGTTTCCAATTCCATTGGTAGCAACATATTTGATGTTCTACTCTGTCTTGGTTTGCCATGGTTCCTCAAAGCTGCTTTTATGTCATCTGATACTGGCATTTACATCTATGGTAGAGGCTTGACATACACCACTCTCATGCTAATTGCAACAGTAACTATTTTATTGATTTCGATAGTTCTTAACAAGTGGCAACTTGATAAAAAGCTAGGTGTGATTTTCTTTGTTATCTATTGTTTATTTATGTCATTTGCTGTGATGTATGAACTGAATGTCTTTGGACCATTCAATCTACCAACCTGTCCTTTATAA
- the LOC139122100 gene encoding sodium/potassium/calcium exchanger 5-like isoform X1 — protein sequence MSFHFQSVHQKDVEDHRLRTQYVDRRKRARVYLMWYGYALILSLLTLVYVVKLVNNSLFEIAHSDPSAGESRAYEFKRNSPDNASIVELTQSRPRLSNESTYTTSSPQNSSTSQSNVSDSTTDVNRHELFPNCSPPAINQFPVDVFTFSQRRHGAMILHVLLSLYMFAGLAVVCDEYFISSLERISERLHLQSDVAGATFMAAGSSAPELFTSVIGVFITKDDVGIGTIVGSAVFNLLCILALCGLLAGMVIELSWWPLLRDTTYYLISIIALATVMADEIVHWYEAASLLVLYIIYIVVMYFNERLSNIAMEKVRLWKHKYHKVSVEEKSPLVAESFHRTSKGTENKNHEEIEMENTTMKGVIKPYCTEGNHSEESVPLTNGNGSFVNTEKDNPEETMQDSTNKAPVDETMESSSPFRLPEGFTKKMLWVFSLPVYGLLFVTVPDCRTQRWKSWYLLTFIISILWITVFSYVLVWMITLIGYTLNIPDAVMGLTVLAAGTSVPDALASLLVAKDGYGNMAVSNSIGSNIFDVLLCLGLPWFLKAAFMSSDTGIYIYGRGLTYTTLMLIATVTILLISIVLNKWQLDKKLGVIFFVIYCLFMSFAVMYELNVFGPFNLPTCPL from the exons AtgtcttttcattttcaatcagTTCACCAAAAAGATGTCGAAGATCACAGGTTGCGGACTCAGTACGTGGACAGACGCAAAAGAGCCCGGGTTTATTTGATGTGGTATGGCTATGCGTTAATACTGTCGTTGCTGACGCTCGTCTATGTTGTCAAGTTGGTCAACAATTCTCTGTTCGAAATTGCTCATTCAGACCCATCTGCAGGAGAAAGTCGCGCCTACGAGTTCAAGAGAAATTCTCCTGATAATGCAAGTATTG TGGAGCTGACACAATCAAGACCAAGATTATCAAATGAGAGTACCTATACTACAAGCAGTCCCCAAAACTCTTCCACAAGTCAATCAAACGTCAGTGATTCCACAACAGATGTGAACAGACATGAATTATTTCCAAATTGCTCACCACCGGCCATCAATCAGTTTCCAGTAGATGTTTTCACATTCAGCCAACGCAGACATGGTGCTATGATATTACATGTTTTGCTGTCCCTCTACATGTTTGCTGGACTAGCTGTTGTctgtgatgaatattttatttcatcttTGGAAAGAATCAGTGAAA GGCTTCATCTGCAGAGTGATGTTGCTGGTGCAACTTTTATGGCAGCAGGAAGCTCTGCTCCAGAGCTATTCACATCAGTCATAG GTGTATTTATCACTAAAGATGATGTTGGTATTGGAACTATAGTAGGCTCTGCAGTCTTTAATTTACTTTGCATATTGGCTTTGTGTGGTCTTCTGGCTGGAATG GTGATTGAGCTTAGCTGGTGGCCATTGTTGAGAGATACTACTTATTACCTGATAAGTATTATCGCCCTAGCAACGGTGATGGCAGATGAAATAGTTCATTG GTATGAAGCAGCATCACTCTTGGTACTTTATATAATTTACATAGTTGTGATGTACTTTAATGAAAGATTAAGTAACATTGCCATGGAAAAAGTCAGGCTTTGGAAACACAAGTACCACAAAGTATCAGTTGAGGAAAAGAGCCCTCTAGTGGCAGAATCATTTCATAGGACTTCAAAAGGcactgaaaacaaaaatcatgagGAGATAGAAATGGAAAATACAACGATGAAAGGTGTGATAAAACCATATTGTACTGAGGGCAATCATTCTGAGGAAAGTGTGCCACTGACAAATGGAAATGGGAGTTTTGTTAATACAGAAAAAGACAACCCTGAAGAAACTATGCAAG ataGCACTAATAAGGCTCCTGTTGATGAAACTATGGAATCCAGTTCTCCCTTTCGTCTTCCTGAAGGTTTCACCAAAAAAATGTTATGGGTGTTTAGTCTTCCAGTCTATGGATTACTCTTTGTGACAGTACCGGATTGTAGAACTCAACGTTGGAAGAGCTGGTATCTGCTCACCTTCATTATATCTATACTGTGGATTACAGTGTTTTCATATGTGTTGGTATGGATGATTACACTGATAG GATACACACTAAATATTCCAGATGCAGTAATGGGATTGACAGTACTGGCTGCTGGTACCAGTGTACCTGATGCCTTAGCTAGTCTACTTGTagcaaaggatg GATATGGTAACATGGCAGTTTCCAATTCCATTGGTAGCAACATATTTGATGTTCTACTCTGTCTTGGTTTGCCATGGTTCCTCAAAGCTGCTTTTATGTCATCTGATACTGGCATTTACATCTATGGTAGAGGCTTGACATACACCACTCTCATGCTAATTGCAACAGTAACTATTTTATTGATTTCGATAGTTCTTAACAAGTGGCAACTTGATAAAAAGCTAGGTGTGATTTTCTTTGTTATCTATTGTTTATTTATGTCATTTGCTGTGATGTATGAACTGAATGTCTTTGGACCATTCAATCTACCAACCTGTCCTTTATAA